A window of Fundulus heteroclitus isolate FHET01 chromosome 15, MU-UCD_Fhet_4.1, whole genome shotgun sequence contains these coding sequences:
- the LOC118566175 gene encoding nucleoporin NSP1-like produces MLYSRKLSTASNQEIDNELLQDRPPSRGSPVSERSAKSAERPHSALSAKSKVSDAELVTAARPSDDGDYEDEAEPRAQSALSTTSAKSSKSTKHDSLYDNKSNHGEMVGRASSNMSARSEKSTKSNASTVSKRSKAASGCLEGVYPEERVVEGESESRLMSPYSADSISSTKTNKSMHPATGEVEDDSLASEGEKHEENDEERSPSTMSAKSTQSCMSEISTKSAERTPSSLSAKSGKSSTTKICSGKCPGESNILEETETRAESVLSCKTERSASSAKSTTSKGLDCRADESAVDDDGHVRRAPSNLSSKSEKSTKSSGSKGGKRLNVSKMCLEHEAADPEEKAAENVRVEKSFSPQSVKSKASVKSNKLKCCVDIAVVKNSDISDKENDTETDIERAASSMSTSSVQSSVSEMSFISEERAASGLSEKSHASMISDITNVSEVPSGRAALLDEVDSEDDKRTPSVMSVKSTNSSISNKSSKSAKLDNEKQRERSPSNLSVKSGRSAKSNISKRSDVCDILSENSADKCDVRIVEGESEGSTISVVSAQSVKSQRERFGYDSLENEEHKRPPSSSSAKSVFSHVSEKSSKSADRPASASSAKSTKSRASAKSIRSEISDAKSGKTVEIYDEVTQSQERTNSALSSKTAQSAISTKSSKVKDSERPEEEGEHEDRNPSSMSVRSVTSAKSNVSKVSRKSKASAVTCEPSAKNGDEDKCQEEDNESRSVSSMSIHSVKSDISARSGMSICSSDIPVQQIIARPDSPASTISIKSNSSGVFSDSNPTGERTDKKTSQGRSDSAMSAKSTFSAKSNKSKISADPTDGSVRDHDQVARQKSNLSIKSSTSNVSGTSTKSKASNIPSEHKRDIAASDIEGGGNLSSTETIKSKVSDCSKKSRCSDGASAESIETPDEDDGEETMQDRAESCSSVKTGCSHASEKAIGSKHSHVADQMTFLLKIFPMSLMTTQKRTLRGNL; encoded by the coding sequence ATGCTCTACAGCAGAAAACTTTCAACGGCCTCTAATCAAGAAATCGACAATGAGCTGCTTCAGGATAGACCACCAAGCAGGGGCTCACCTGTTTCTGAGAGATCTGCAAAATCTGCAGAGAGACCACATAGTGCACTATCAGCCAAATCAAAAGTTTCGGATGCTGAGTTAGTCACAGCTGCTAGACCCTCTGATGATGGAGACTATGAAGATGAAGCTGAACCGAGAGCTCAGAGTGCACTGTCAACTACATCTGCAAAATCCTCCAAGTCAACAAAACATGATAGTCTGTATGACAATAAATCTAATCACGGGGAAATGGTGGGAAGAGCTTCAAGTAATATGTCTGCCAGAtcagaaaaatcaacaaaatccAATGCTTCAACAGTTTCTAAAAGGTCAAAGGCTGCTTCAGGTTGTTTGGAAGGTGTCTACCCTGAAGAGAGAGTTGTTGAAGGAGAGAGTGAATCGAGACTGATGTCACCATACTCAGCTGACTCAATttcttcaacaaaaacaaacaagtcaatGCACCCAGCTACCGGTGAAGTGGAAGATGACTCACTAGCCAGTGAAGGAGAGAAACACGAAGAGAACGATGAGGAAAGATCACCAAGCACCATGTCAGCCAAATCCACCCAGTCATGCATGTCGGAGATATCAACAAAGTCTGCAGAAAGAACACCAAGTTCCTTGTCAGCGAAATCTGGAAAATCGAGTACTACTAAGATATGTTCAGGAAAATGTCCTGGTGAAAGCAACATCCTTgaggaaacagaaacaagagCGGAGAGTGTGCTGTCATGCAAAACTGAAAGGTCAGCAAGCTCTGCCAAATCTACCACATCAAAAGGACTGGATTGTCGTGCAGATGAAAGTGCGGTTGACGATGACGGCCATGTGAGGAGAGCCCCAAGCAATCTGTCATCCAAATctgaaaaatcaacaaaatcaaGTGGCTCTAAAGGAGGCAAAAGGTTAAACGTTtccaaaatgtgtttggaacaTGAAGCTGCCGATCCTGaagaaaaagctgcagaaaatgtcAGGGTAGAAAAATCTttctcacctcagtctgttaaGTCAAAAGCATctgtaaaatcaaataaattgaAATGTTGCGTTGATATTGCAGTTGTAAAAAACTCAGATATTTCAGATAAGGAAAATGACACAGAGACAGATATAGAAAGAGCGGCAAGCAGCATGTCAACTAGCTCAGTCCAGTCAAGTGTCTCGGAAATGTCTTTCATATCTGAAGAGAGAGCAGCGAGTGGTTTGTCAGAAAAGTCTCATGCCTCAATGATATCAGACATAACCAATGTTTCTGAAGTACCGTCTGGAAGAGCTGCTCTTCTTGATGAAGTAGACAGTGAAGATGACAAGAGAACACCGAGTGTCatgtcggtcaaatctacaaaTTCCTCCATTTCCAACAAATCATCCAAGTCCGCAAAACTGGATAATGAGAAACAAAGAGAGAGATCACCCAGTAATCTGTCAGTCAAATCTGGGAGATCGGCAAAATCAAACATATCCAAAAGATCAGACGTTTGTGACATTCTCTCGGAAAATAGCGCTGACAAATGCGATGTAAGAATTGTTGAAGGGGAGAGTGAAGGAAGCACAATTAGTGTGGTGTCTGCTCAGTCAGTTAAGTCACAACGCGAAAGGTTTGGCTATGACAGTCTAGAAAATGAAGAGCATAAAAGACCACCCAGCAGCTCCTCAGCTAAATCAGTCTTCTCACATGTGTCTGAGAAGTCTTCCAAGTCTGCAGACAGGCCAGCAAGTGCTTCGTCTGCTAAATCAACAAAGTCACGTGCTTCAGCAAAGTCAATCCGCTCAGAGATTTCTGATGCAAAGTCGGGCAAAACTGTGGAAATTTATGACGAAGTGACTCAAAGTCAAGAAAGAACAAACAGTGCTCTATCATCTAAAACGGCACAGTCAGCTATTTCTACAAAATCTTCTAAAGTAAAAGACAGTGAACGTCCAGAAGAAGAGGGAGAACACGAAGACAGAAATCCGAGCAGTATGTCTGTCAGATCAGTGACATCCGCCAAATCAAATGTCTCTAAAGTATCCCGGAAATCAAAAGCCTCTGCTGTTACTTGTGAGCCCAGTGCTAAAAACGGCGATGAAGATAAATGTCAGGAAGAGGACAATGAAAGCAGATCTGTGAGTTCAATGTCAATCCATTCTGTCAAGTCAGATATTTCCGCAAGATCAGGCATGTCGATATGTTCAAGTGATATCCCAGTTCAACAAATCATCGCAAGACCAGATTCACCTGCTTCAACTATTTCTATAAAGTCAAATAGCTCTGGAGTTTTTTCTGATTCTAACCCAACAGGGGAGAGGACAGATAAGAAAACCTCTCAGGGCAGATCAGATAGTGCAATGTCTGCCAAGTCAACTTTTTCTGCAAAGTCAAATAAGTCAAAGATTTCAGCTGATCCAACTGATGGATCTGTCCGTGATCATGATCAGGTAGCAAGACAAAAAAGCAATTTGTCAATCAAATCCTCAACATCAAATGTTTCTGGAACATCTACAAAATCGAAAGCTTCTAACATCCCATCTGAACACAAACGGGATATCGCCGCTTCGGATATTGAAGGAGGAGGAAACTTGTCGTCGACTGAGACGATCAAGTCTAAGGTCTCTGATTGTTCAAAAAAGTCCAGATGCTCTGATGGTGCATCTGCTGAGAGCATTGAGACCCCCGATGAGGACGACGGTGAAGAAACAATGCAAGACAGAGCTGAAAGCTGTTCGTCAGTTAAAACAGGTTGCTCTCATGCATCTGAAAAAGCCATTGGATCAAAGCATTCACATGTGGCCGATCAAATGACGTTTCTTCTGAAAATATTTCCAATGTCACTGATGACAACGCAGAAGAGGACCTTGAGAGGAAACCTTTAA